Proteins co-encoded in one Papaver somniferum cultivar HN1 chromosome 5, ASM357369v1, whole genome shotgun sequence genomic window:
- the LOC113283318 gene encoding uncharacterized protein LOC113283318: protein MASSPHEPPPAEKLFEPSDFEIPKSDPIELLTPQVPVIINSSEPYCGNFVNDYLLEPWFSAMCEREYTEYLSNLKEVDDVEEPVIQPPTVNVPEDDFPADFAREFFDNISENFEFWESGVSEVMDNGEYVMELTEFKVADKSISLENEVIEKGEQVVNVTEPTVADETLSRKVIEVTESTGSAAKAEQHTKVTESMEESKAEVAVQAEQLSQEEVEKEIESVITMINKALEGKKKISLDRKILFTDKLTDIWVIKKSMDGVVNLEEIKSNISEIRRQVEQ, encoded by the coding sequence ATGGCGTCGTCACCTCATGAGCCACCTCCAGCTGAGAAACTCTTTGAGCCTTCGGATTTCGAAATCCCTAAATCCGACCCAATAGAGTTATTAACACCCCAGGTGCCGGTAATAATTAACTCATCTGAACCCTACTGTGGGAATTTTGTCAATGATTATCTACTAGAGCCGTGGTTTTCTGCTATGTGTGAAAGAGAATACACCGAGTATTTGAGTAACTTGAAGGAAGTTGATGATGTTGAAGAGCCTGTAATTCAACCACCAACTGTTAACGTACCTGAGGACGATTTTCCAGCTGATTTTGCAAGAGAATTTTTTGATAATATTTCAGAGAATTTTGAGTTTTGGGAGAGCGGAGTCTCCGAGGTGATGGATAATGGGGAATATGTTATGGAATTAACTGAGTTCAAGGTTGCTGATAAATCCATATCTCTTGAAAACGAGGTAATTGAAAAAGGTGAACAGGTTGTTAACGTAACTGAACCGACTGTTGCTGATGAAACCCTGTCTCGCAAGGTGATTGAAGTCACTGAATCAACAGGATCGGCTGCCAAAGCTGAACAACATACTAAAGTGACTGAATCAATGGAAGAATCAAAGGCTGAAGTTGCTGTTCAAGCTGAACAACTTAGCCAAGAAGAAGTTGAGAAAGAGATAGAATCTGTAATCACCATGATTAACAAAGCTTTGgaagggaagaagaaaatttcttTGGACAGAAAGATTCTCTTTACAGATAAGTTAACAGATATATGGGTGATTAAAAAATCAATGGATGGAGTGGTCAATTTAGAGGAGATTAAGAGTAACATCAGTGAAATTAGAAGGCAGGTTGAGCAATGA